A genome region from Serinus canaria isolate serCan28SL12 chromosome 19, serCan2020, whole genome shotgun sequence includes the following:
- the TRARG1 gene encoding trafficking regulator of GLUT4 1, with translation MASTGSAPGGAGPGSGTALPTRFQETEKLLSATEGREEKGLRGSKSFTAALPGETERNGHGLGYKSVSVGHLEAPPLSPSRLSLGRASSTATSTAAPEQGRPRDYLVLAIFSCFCPVWPINIVALVFSIMSRNSGQQGDTDGARRLGRMARLLSIVSIVLGTIIIVLYISLSIRAS, from the exons ATGGCCAGCACCGGCTCCGCGCCCGGGGGCGCGGGCCCGGGCTCGGGCACGGCGCTGCCCACCCGCTTCCAGGAGACAGAGAAGCTGCTGTCGGCGACGGAGGGCCGGGAGGAGAAGGGCCTCCGCGGCTCCAAATCCTTCACGGCAGCCTTGCCCGGCGAGACGGAGCGCAACGGGCACGGGCTTGGCTACAAGTCGGTGTCGGTCGGGCACCTGGAGGCGCCGCCGCTGTCGCCGTCCCGGCTgagcctgggcagagcctcGTCCACGGCCACCAGCACGGCGGCCCCGGAGCAGGGCCGCCCTCGGGACTACCTGGTGCTCGCCATCTTCTCCTGCTTCTGCCCCGTCTGGCCCATTAACATCGTGGCTCTCGTCTTCTCCATCATG TCGAGGAACAGCGGCCAGCAGGGGGACACGGACGGCGCCCGGCGGCTGGGACGCatggccaggctgctcagcaTCGTCTCCATCGTGCTGGGGACCATCATCATCGTGCTCTACATTTCACTCAGCATCAGAG CTTCCTAG